One segment of Candidatus Parvarchaeota archaeon DNA contains the following:
- a CDS encoding ACT domain-containing protein, whose translation MKQLIVVAEDRVGLLADISYLLGKAKINIEIINVGIVGTKAVVQLFVTDDKKAREVLAANNYEILTADVLLVKIPDTPGELSKLAKILADNGINIEIVNTITRSKTHALYSLKVDKPKKAEKLLKGYIVEDAYLN comes from the coding sequence ATGAAACAACTTATTGTAGTGGCTGAAGACCGTGTTGGGTTACTTGCAGATATTTCCTACCTGCTTGGAAAGGCAAAAATCAACATTGAGATAATCAATGTCGGCATTGTTGGCACAAAAGCTGTTGTGCAGCTATTTGTGACTGATGACAAGAAAGCCAGGGAGGTTCTTGCAGCAAACAACTACGAGATTCTTACTGCGGACGTGCTTCTTGTGAAAATACCCGACACCCCAGGTGAGCTTTCAAAGCTTGCCAAGATTCTTGCCGACAACGGGATAAACATTGAGATTGTCAACACCATAACTAGAAGCAAGACGCATGCCCTCTACTCGCTGAAAGTCGACAAGCCCAAAAAGGCAGAAAAACTGCTCAAAGGCTACATTGTCGAGGACGCCTACCTGAATTAG